DNA sequence from the Paenibacillus physcomitrellae genome:
AACTCATCATAATTAAATCCTCAGCAAGGAGGATATTGGAATTTAATCATTTAAGATACAATATAAGAAACGGGAAAGGAGTGCTAATGCGACAGTACATAAGGCATATTGCCTGGGAGACAGAATTTCGGCATATTTGGGTAAAATAAGGAGAACAGCTCTCTTGAAATGAAATCAAAGGAGGAATGAACGATGACCAATACAACTCAGCACCCCACACGAGTTGTCGTTATCGGAACAGGTGCGGTTGGGGCTACCACGGCATATACGCTGTTTCTGCGGGAAAGGGTCTCAGAACTTGTACTGATTGATGCGAATCATGAAAAAGCTTTAGGGGAAGCCCTGGACATGAATCACGGACTTCCGTTTGCGGGCGGGGTCAAGCTGTGGGCTGGCGATTACAGCGACTGTAAAGACGCCGATATTATCGTCATTGCCGCAGGCTCTAACCAGCGTCCGGGTGAAACACGGATTGATTTGCTTAAAAGAAATGCGGCGATCTTCGATGACATCATCAGCAATATTGTGAAATACAACGATCACGGCATTATTCTGGTAGCGACAAATCCTGTCGATATTTTATCCTATGTGTCGCTCAAGAAAAGCGGATTCCCTGCCAACCGTGTCATCGGCTCCGGTACACTGCTGGACAGCGCCCGTTTCCGTTATTTGATCGGCCAGAACAAGAAAATCAATCCGCGCAGCATCCATGCCCACATCGTTGGTGAACACGGCGACTCCGAGCTTCCGCTTTGGAGCCTGGCTAATGTGGCCGGGATCGACCTTGAAATCAGCGAGGAGGACAAGGAGGATATTTTTAACCGGACCAAAAACGCCGCGTACGAAATCATCAACGCTAAAGGCTCTACTTCCTACGCCATAGCTTTGGCTTTAGACCGGATCATTGTATCCATTCTGCAAGATGAAGGATCCGTCTTGAACGTCTCAACCCTGCTTAAGGACTACAATGGAGTTTCCGATGTCTACTTAGGTGTCCCTTGTATCGTAGACCGCTCCGGCGTTCGCGAAGTGCTCGACATTGAATTGAACGAAGAAGAGCTTGAACGTTTCCAGGCTTCTGCTCATAAATTGAAAGAACAGATCGCCAGCCTGGAGCTTTAAGCTGCAAGTAGTAAGCTGTGAGCTCTAAATTGTAAGTTGTGAATACAGCAAAAAAGCAAAAGTCCGCCGCCCTGTAGAAGGCAGTGGACTTTTGCTTTTTTGCAGCGGAAGTATCTGGGAAGTATTAAGTGGATAAGCTTAATCGAGGTGGTTAACCACATTAACTAAATTAACTATTCTATGTTAACTACTCTATACTTCATGTCATTAAAATACTCGATATAATAGTTAACATAATTTTATTTACGTAAATAATTAAGAATAAGTTCACTTTAATAAGGATTTGTTCCGTTTAATAAGGGTTTGTTATATTCAGGTTTGTTACGTTTAATAAGGCATTCCGTCGTCCGGTTTCTCTGTTTTCTTGTTGATCAAACGCTCGGCTACTTCCTGGAACGTTTCCGGCTGGAGCAACTCTACCGGTGAAAATCCTTTATCAAATACAAACGAATCGCCTTCCAGAATAACAGCATAACGGCCGTTTAGCTTGGAGAAGTGAATGGTATCGCCAAAGTCAGCCAGCTTGCCTTTAACAACCGTGTCTCCGATCCGGAATTTCAGCTCGATCTCCGGTTTGATCTGTATGATCCGTTCCGCAGCTTCAACCACCTCGGCTGGTTCCCACTTCTCCTGAATGTCCCTCTTCTCGCTCGCCGCCCACAGTTCGATTTCACGTTCTACCTGCTGGCGTTCCTCATGGGTTTCGTCCGGCCACTTGGTTTCGACAAACTGCTGGACATAACCCATCACATGATCGTTCACCATTTCCGGAATCGACTGCTCATAAGTGACAAACTTCAGGAAGTCTTCAAAATACCGGGCATGTGAGGTTTGATGTATCTTCAGCTCCCAGTCGTCAACCATGCCTTCCTCCAGCATATAAGGGTACATGATCGATTTCATACTGCGGGCGCTGATCGCCATTTCGACCTGGTTGACCAGACTGCGCTCATCCGAAATGCGCGCGATCTTTTGTTCAAAGTCGCATTTCAGCAGAAAAATAAACGGGTCCTCCGAATAATTCTCGAGAGTGGCCTGCACAGCTATCAGAGCGCCGCCCCGGACGGCGCTGGTGTCCAAGTAAGCCCGCACGACATCATCGCAGGCATCTTGAAATTCCTGTTTGTCCGATGCCGCACGCATACGCGCAAACATATTAAAATTGGGGTTGCTGTCGAGACCATATTCCGGCTCCACAATAAAACGGCCGATTTTGGTCGGCGCGTGCTCGGCGGATGGATTTTTCTCCACCTTTCGTTTGGCGATCCGGTTAAATTCCCCGCTCAGAAAGCGCTGAATTTCGCTGTCGATGTACTCTTCTCCGTCCAGCGTCTGAAAATGTTTATACGATAAGTTCGTGTTATTTGTACTGCTGCTCTCTTGACCTTCCGCTTGAATCACAAAAAATGACAGCATTTGAACCATAAACTTCATGCAGGTAGACTCCTCTTCTAATCTGGTGTGCTATTTATATTTAATAGGATAAATAATTAATACTATTAATAAATATAAAATAACTTTATTACCATTTTAATCCACGACAATTTTTAACGATCTTCAAAGATCCTCAAAGATCTTTAAAGATCTTCAATAACCTTTGATAATCCACAATTAATCTCGTTTAGATCTTCTCTTTTTGAATTTTGATCCTCGTTTTAGGTCTTCGTTTCAGATCTTTCCGAATTCCACTTCTGTTCTTCTCTTTCCCAAATAAGTTTACATAATTCAAATGATGTAAACTTAAAACAAACTCATATCGGAATCCGCAGCTCAAGTTTGGCCATCGCTTCTTCTTTCTCACGGCTGGTAATATGAGTATATACCGTTGTGGTCTGGATTGAGGAGTGTCCCAACAGCTCCTGAACTGTCCGGAGATCCGCGCCGCGCCGCAGCAGCATCGTGGCAAAAGAGTGCCGTAGCTTATGGCTGGAATAAGCTATTTTACGGGCTTCCGGCACGCCGGTTTGGAA
Encoded proteins:
- a CDS encoding L-lactate dehydrogenase codes for the protein MTNTTQHPTRVVVIGTGAVGATTAYTLFLRERVSELVLIDANHEKALGEALDMNHGLPFAGGVKLWAGDYSDCKDADIIVIAAGSNQRPGETRIDLLKRNAAIFDDIISNIVKYNDHGIILVATNPVDILSYVSLKKSGFPANRVIGSGTLLDSARFRYLIGQNKKINPRSIHAHIVGEHGDSELPLWSLANVAGIDLEISEEDKEDIFNRTKNAAYEIINAKGSTSYAIALALDRIIVSILQDEGSVLNVSTLLKDYNGVSDVYLGVPCIVDRSGVREVLDIELNEEELERFQASAHKLKEQIASLEL
- a CDS encoding DUF3900 domain-containing protein, whose amino-acid sequence is MKFMVQMLSFFVIQAEGQESSSTNNTNLSYKHFQTLDGEEYIDSEIQRFLSGEFNRIAKRKVEKNPSAEHAPTKIGRFIVEPEYGLDSNPNFNMFARMRAASDKQEFQDACDDVVRAYLDTSAVRGGALIAVQATLENYSEDPFIFLLKCDFEQKIARISDERSLVNQVEMAISARSMKSIMYPYMLEEGMVDDWELKIHQTSHARYFEDFLKFVTYEQSIPEMVNDHVMGYVQQFVETKWPDETHEERQQVEREIELWAASEKRDIQEKWEPAEVVEAAERIIQIKPEIELKFRIGDTVVKGKLADFGDTIHFSKLNGRYAVILEGDSFVFDKGFSPVELLQPETFQEVAERLINKKTEKPDDGMPY